The window AAAGCGACTACGAGCATCAGCCAGCAGAACCTGTGCATCGTTACCTCCAAGAGATCAGCCAAGCAAGCTACGACCGGTCAGGAGAGCCATGATAGCCTCGACGGAGTCTTCGACCGACATGTCACCAGCGTCAACGCGTAGTTCCGGCGCCTCGGGCGGCTCGTACGGGGAGGACACACCAGTGAACTCTTCGATCTCGCCCGCGCGTGCCTTCCTGTAGAGCCCCTTCGGATCGCGTTTCTCGCAGATCTCCAGTGGCGTATCGAGGAAGACCTCGACGAACCGGTCGCCGCCGATGACCTCACGCGCCGCCCGGCGGTCCTCGCGATATGGCGAGATGAACGAGGTGATCATGATCAGCCCCGCCTCGTTGAACAGCTTCGATACCTCTGCGACCCTTCGTATGTTCTCGGTGCGGTCATCGGGCGAGAACCCGAGATCCCGGTTAAGCCCATGACGCACGTTATCGCCGTCGAGCACGAAGCAAGCGTGGCCCTCTTCCATGAGACGCTTTTCAAGTGCATACGCAATGGTGGATTTGCCCGAGCCGCTGAGACCCGTGAACCAGATGGTGACAGGCTGTTGGCCGAGAACGCGCGCCCGGTCGTCCGACGCCACCAGACCGAGGTGGCGAGTGATATGCCGATCCGCCGGTGTGTCGTCCGCCGTCGGGCGGACCACATCGTACCTGTGGGAGCGGTCGATAATCATTCCCGCGCCGACGGTGAAGTTCGACTGCGGATCGATCACGACAAAGCTGCCCGTCTGCCGGTTGCGCTGATACTCATCGCAGAAGATCGGCTTGAAGAGCCGCATCGAGACGCGCCCGATGTCGTTGAGCCCGAGACTCTCCACGTGCTCGCGGTGAAGCGTGTTAGGGTCGATGCGATAGCGCAGTTCGGATAGCCGGCCGCGAACGGTCTGGGTCGTATGCTTGATGTAGTAGTGCTTGCACGGATCGAGCGGCTCGTCGTGCATCCAGATCAGGATCGCCTCGAGTTCGTGGGCTACCCACGGCACGTTCGCGGGGTGAGCGAGCATATCGCCCCGCGCGATGTCGATCTCATCCTCTAGGCAGATAGTAACCGCCTGCGGAGGGAAGGCGTACTCGACGTCCTCGCCGTTCACGAGCACGCGCGATATGCGGCTCATCCTGCCCGACGAGAGCACGAACACCTCATCGCTTATGCGGGCGACGCCGGAAGCGATAGTGCCACAGTATCCCCGGAAGCCGCCGTGCGGGCGCAGCACGAGCTGGACAGGGAACCGGAAGTCGATCAGGTTCTGGTCGCCCGCAATATGGACGCTCTCGAGGTGCGAGAGAACGGAGGAGCCGTGGTACCACGGCATGTTCTCGCTTCTGCGGACGACATTGTCGCCCCTG is drawn from Armatimonadota bacterium and contains these coding sequences:
- the cysN gene encoding sulfate adenylyltransferase subunit CysN, coding for MAIEDLLTQVREADLLRFTTAGSVDDGKSTLIGRLLHDAKSIYEDHLASLHKDSIKAGRVEIDYALLTDGLKAEREQGITIDVAYRHFSTPKRRFIIADTPGHEQYTRNMVTGASTANLAIILIDAQNGVLTQSKRHGFIASLLGIPHLVVAVNKMDLVGYSQQVFDDITEEYREFCAKLQSRDITFIPMSALRGDNVVRRSENMPWYHGSSVLSHLESVHIAGDQNLIDFRFPVQLVLRPHGGFRGYCGTIASGVARISDEVFVLSSGRMSRISRVLVNGEDVEYAFPPQAVTICLEDEIDIARGDMLAHPANVPWVAHELEAILIWMHDEPLDPCKHYYIKHTTQTVRGRLSELRYRIDPNTLHREHVESLGLNDIGRVSMRLFKPIFCDEYQRNRQTGSFVVIDPQSNFTVGAGMIIDRSHRYDVVRPTADDTPADRHITRHLGLVASDDRARVLGQQPVTIWFTGLSGSGKSTIAYALEKRLMEEGHACFVLDGDNVRHGLNRDLGFSPDDRTENIRRVAEVSKLFNEAGLIMITSFISPYREDRRAAREVIGGDRFVEVFLDTPLEICEKRDPKGLYRKARAGEIEEFTGVSSPYEPPEAPELRVDAGDMSVEDSVEAIMALLTGRSLLG